The following DNA comes from Metopolophium dirhodum isolate CAU chromosome 8, ASM1992520v1, whole genome shotgun sequence.
aatatttaaaactaaaattgataaataattaaaatattcttacataaaattgattatgtatatattttataacgtgtTAATTTGAAATCTTGATGTGTTACCCTTTaatccatttaaatttaaataataataaaaaaaaatatattgtaaattatttatttataactatataaatccACATAAGgaaatataaagttaaatgttgtagtaagataataaaaataatatttgtcataatAATTCATACAGTTTAACAATTTTAGTGTAGGAAATTGTGAGATCTCAAGAAGACGTCtctccgaattttttttttaaatttattaacacatttattttataattgttcaactttttttttctttacttaactaatttatttataggttaCCATAATATTGAAGGTATACCAGGAGTATACCCGGAGTATACCTGGAGTATACCtggaatataaatttttaatacactgacagaagtttaaaaaaaaaataaacataacttaCTTACTTTAATATGCGTTTTTAGATGTTGAGCTGGTATAACATACAATTAGACGTACACGTCAGTATATTAATATCGATGGTGCCCATAATGATTTCATCGCTCATCAGAAGTTTAAAATTCATCGCCCGGTTGTCTGCAATAGCAAATATGTGTATGCTTGTGGGCCTGATTGTAATTCTGTACTATTGTACCATTGATTTACCGCCATTGTCTTCAAGATCCGCCATTGCTCATTGGACGACAATACCTCTATATTTCGGCACCAGCATTTTTTCATTCGAAGGAATTAGTTTGGTAAATTTCAtctaaacacaatttaatagtaaattatatgtaattatttttttttttttttatctatttttgacGTTTATGCTTCAGGTCTTACCGCTAGAGCAAGAAATGAAAAAGCCAAAACAGTTTTCTACTGCGTTCGGAGTGCTAAACGTGGGCATGGTTATCGTAACGAGTCTCATAGTCCTTACCGGTTTTATGGGGTATTGGAGATTTGGAGACGCAGTGCGAGGCAGCCTCACTTTAAACTTACCAGAAGaatttttgtaagtattttacaccgattttattgtcattatattcATTACACACGCACATAACCCAAACACGTTGTATTTCACAGGTTGTCTAAAGTCGTCATTTCGAGTATGATGTTCGGTATCATATGCACTTATACATTGCAGTTCTACGTACCAGTGGAAATCTTGTGGCCGAAAGTCGAGCAAAGATTCGGACCTTTCAGATCACCTTTACTGTGGGATACGGGTTTACGTGTAGTACTGGTGCTCATTACATgttagtacctaaatattaacgataattatttatttacattttcaaacggGGCTTGTGGTCTATCTTAATACTCGCAAAGTCTCGGCATCGCCATTGGCGTGAATGAAAATCATTCATGGCTTACGTgtcagattataatataatgcgaaaAGTCTAGTTCGCGTGTTCCAACTTGTTTGTATGATGTTTCATTCACGTCTTGGATTTATTCGGATTTTATATgtcaacacattattattatttctagtcTCACATTGAAATATTCTGCctagtatgtaggtacctaggtacttgtGGATTGTGAGTGCTCGACAGAGCACGTGTAAGTGGTGACTTATTGTATTCTAACTATTTCTATAGCATCATAACGATCATatacagtaataactaatatgttatatatgcaCACGGGAAATACTTGAAGTGTGCAGGATACATTTTAGTGTTTGCTGACGGTATCTATTACATTCGTAGAGGCAAAAACAAGTATTACTTGATATTTTAAGTGCGTTATACCTTAATAAAACAATTGTCGATGTATAAGATGacaaagttttattttcattcttcTGTTCGTAATTAGGTGGGGTGTAGGAAAATAGAGAAAATCTGTGGCGTGGAATTTAATATAGtcctaaaaatatttgaagaaaaaatgatatataatattgtatgtgttaTTTTAATCTACGCCAATCGctggttataggtacctacaatatctacattttatataaatcgcATCAGTTGTAATTATAGTCTGgcggtattttaaattttgataccaGTATCAACCGTATAACCAGTAACACCAGTAAATTACTTCCTAGACATGGTATTTTTGGTAACTAGTATTACCTATAAAAGGTACTATGAGATGGTATTTTCGGTTAATCTAGAATAGTTTTTCCAAActctgaaaaattatattttatattaatgaagGGATCACTTGTTCTAAATCGTCCTCCTCATTACGAGGACACCAGTCCTAATTTATAggtatgaatattgaagcaATGAAATTCTAAAtagataaactttttttttaaacagggttttaaaattgtgcaataataaaattgttagtcGTGTTTTTTgagtattatagttatatatttgtaaaataactcTGTTGTAATGAATGTTCACAAGGCGTTATTTATATGCctatattcattatttgaaaaGTTTCGAACATATCATAACACAACATTtcataaattgatattattgcaaaacaatatttttgaatatgtttttacttttttaatgacaaaatacttttttatttcaaattccgaagtagaattttttttgttgatatttcgatacataaaaatagaattttaaacgAGTAAAGTTAACTATACCATTATAGTCGTgactataaatactatattgacTGAGTTTAGGAGCACTCGAGTCTTAAGACCCGAATTACCGAATTGCGTAGGTACACAATATGATTTGAATAACACGTGTTCGTGACCTTGCGTGTTTCAGTCATCGCTGCTGACGTGATACCACACCTGAGCTTGTTCATATCGATGATGGGTGCCGTGGCCAGCACGTTTTTGGCGCTGATATTCCCGCCACTGTGCCACATGGTCGTTACCAGCGCCGACGACGGCGGCAACGGCTACGGCTTGTTCAACTGGCGGTTGGCGATGAACTGCGTGACGCTGGTGTTGGGCGCCCTCGGATTCGTTACCGGTACGTACGCGAGTGTCTACGAGATATTTGGCGCGTTCCAGAAAGTGgcggtcgccgccgccgtcaccaACACCACCGGCAATAACTACACCGCACCGGGAGTGCACTGACCGTCCACCCACGCATCATCGGCGGCGTCGTGCGACACGTCATCGTCGTTATCGCGCACACTACGTTACCGTCGACATTATCGCGCTCGCCCACTCGCGTATATAACTCACCCACCCGGACCCTACGAATCGCCATACCTCGTGCGGAagctcaaatattataatataatatgtttaagctTCGTATTAAACCGCacgcgcgtataataataataataataatgtcatacaagttagtgtctaataataattattatacctacggtACGATAcgtgaatatatttaatatgatacattttattatattgcaatttataatataacttatattctaCAATGTACCAAATATTGAAATCCAGGGTTGGCTTGTTTGCCAAACAAAATCGTATTGGACATGTTCcgtaaaaaaaaccatttattttcaATCGAACGTTTTAAAACGAGTATAAACATTGTCCATATAGggtaattaaaaaacactatGAACACTATgcacagtaaaaaaatacatcatgTGCAtcagtatatcataatatatagccaCAATATAGGAGCCAATTCGTGGATATCACTAACCGAATTTGTAAGAGGactttcacaatattatttacaaacacattttacaaattCACACTATACGGGTAACAGTTGTATACGAAGTATTATGTATAGCTCTACGTGTTGttcacttaaataatattgttaaacttgattttttttttcctttttttacactgttttctacaaattgtttttaagttaacactatattttgtaactatGTGCTCACGATTTGTTAAAGCAACACAAactattttaagtaaataactGTTATGCATATTACTATtagatacatattaatatatccacTCGAATCCAATGTTTacttattatatctaaaaaacAATTAGTCAttgctcatattataatatatatatatatacttatggatatttttatttttattttaaactgtattacatattttattttattgaataaggTTTAACACTAAGAACATTAATTAGCTTAAACATTATGATTTAGAAGTGACTTTGCAGTTTGCatgtgttataagttataaaacttacctatattttagactaagttgatttatattatccttttatattatttagaatttatattatcatgttattatttttgatttaccgaaaaaaattattgttctgAATCATTAAATGAATCTGTATTTTCCTTATAATATCACGAGTTTTAActgtgtattttagattctgagcggagcgaggaaattaatggttttacaatgatgtttattcatgtatttattttttttatcctgtaaacaACATTTCTATCAGAgagagtgcttcgatttcagcATAATGttgtatcttatcttttagcaaattgaatcaagatttttcgattttctcaatagtttttccTAGCGCTTTGTGTATCACCATAAAAAcgaataagattttaaaataaccgctaaaataatgaaaatgtatgaatttatatttatatttatttacgttGATTCAATTTACTATTAAGCACAAACGTAATTTATGAatctaatttcaaattatataataatatttattaaacatattaatttctatggtatataaatatatatattgtggctCGGCGTGGCTGAGATCACTCATGCTacgtgattgagagtaagcaacggccgctgccactagttctcggatgggtgaccactcgGGTTCGTAGTGCGCACAAACCTAACCGACCCACCGTTCCAACCCTACTGTACCAATCCTACCAAcctacaggctaatgacctcagtcgtcgaagccttaaacctaataataaaaaaatatatatatattgctaggtacatataattattataattgttacactGATCATCCGCTTTTTATCGAATGCAGTAATTGCATTCAGAGCggaaactgtaataataataatacactatcctgtccgaggacCGAAGATGGATGATGGTCAAACTTCCAACACCGCTGACATACTCCAGCCCGCTGcacttatttgattttttttaaaactattttttgtttttaatggcACATGACATTTTATATAAGTCAAACTTTGATACAAGTACACAACCTATTATGAATGTTATATTGCCTAatcaaatttaacttaataatattaaaattgagaTTACTAGAATAGTTTTTACATTCATTAATGTTGAAAACAACAAGTGATAAAAAGTACCCCTAAAATAAATAGCAAACAGCAgccataggtactatataaaatTTGGCATACgaataaaccaaaaatataaactgtTAGCAAGTACATATTGTTTTTATCTCGATTAAGAAATAttgaaagtaggtatatatagtcacaatttttttcataagtatttaaaattaaaattttttcgaatttcatcttttaaaaatctcaaaaatgtcaaaaatttttATAGCCAagacttataaatttaataaaaggtttttcataatattatgtattcttatttctttctgaaatttaaaaatctcaaaaatacgaatgcacaattttttttataggcatttcaaataacaaatttgacaaaatgaaaataaggtctaaaatgtataatacctacatgaaaaatccatacataaaaagaaaaatgatgtacttatatataaaattttccATGAAATGTGCATAAGCATGATGCAAAATTCttcaatataaacaaaaataacatattttctaCGCATTCCTTCAAAAATCAGGATTCTAATTCCTTCCGGTGTTATGGGGTATTTAAGACTTGGAGGAGGTTAAAATAAATGTCATCTAATTTTCATATGTCATTATAGTATTTGTCGCCAGTAGGCAGTATAGTATTCTAATTAGAGAGATATAAGTAACATAATAAGGTTTAATTTTTCTGAA
Coding sequences within:
- the LOC132950675 gene encoding proton-coupled amino acid transporter-like protein CG1139 isoform X1 — translated: MLPAEEVTSSINDSEVLKLMASTDLKAAGLPEAASDIISKQSRSPKSTVDETSSLIMIESGNMAKEKWKSDCVNIRSNGRTEQMKRENAEHRLSILSIVYNPTAHPTSYSDTLVNMLKGNIGCGILAMGDAFKNGGLFLSPVLTFIIGIICVYNQHVLVQCSKSVKQKLKLQHNPQFAETVELSFQTGPQRFQSYSVFFRNSVNSFIVITQLGFCCVYILFVSKSIQQMLSWYNIQLDVHVSILISMVPIMISSLIRSLKFIARLSAIANMCMLVGLIVILYYCTIDLPPLSSRSAIAHWTTIPLYFGTSIFSFEGISLVLPLEQEMKKPKQFSTAFGVLNVGMVIVTSLIVLTGFMGYWRFGDAVRGSLTLNLPEEFLLSKVVISSMMFGIICTYTLQFYVPVEILWPKVEQRFGPFRSPLLWDTGLRVVLVLITFIAADVIPHLSLFISMMGAVASTFLALIFPPLCHMVVTSADDGGNGYGLFNWRLAMNCVTLVLGALGFVTGTYASVYEIFGAFQKVAVAAAVTNTTGNNYTAPGVH
- the LOC132950675 gene encoding proton-coupled amino acid transporter-like protein CG1139 isoform X2, which codes for MIESGNMAKEKWKSDCVNIRSNGRTEQMKRENAEHRLSILSIVYNPTAHPTSYSDTLVNMLKGNIGCGILAMGDAFKNGGLFLSPVLTFIIGIICVYNQHVLVQCSKSVKQKLKLQHNPQFAETVELSFQTGPQRFQSYSVFFRNSVNSFIVITQLGFCCVYILFVSKSIQQMLSWYNIQLDVHVSILISMVPIMISSLIRSLKFIARLSAIANMCMLVGLIVILYYCTIDLPPLSSRSAIAHWTTIPLYFGTSIFSFEGISLVLPLEQEMKKPKQFSTAFGVLNVGMVIVTSLIVLTGFMGYWRFGDAVRGSLTLNLPEEFLLSKVVISSMMFGIICTYTLQFYVPVEILWPKVEQRFGPFRSPLLWDTGLRVVLVLITFIAADVIPHLSLFISMMGAVASTFLALIFPPLCHMVVTSADDGGNGYGLFNWRLAMNCVTLVLGALGFVTGTYASVYEIFGAFQKVAVAAAVTNTTGNNYTAPGVH